A window of Fibrobacter sp. contains these coding sequences:
- a CDS encoding acyl-ACP thioesterase → MEPEITTKEFEVRFSDCDLHSRLKLSNLFLFMEETAIADAEANGFGLWKMMKAGYTTVITRIKLRILHVPLWGEKISISTWAKEFYKDKVCLKDYSILDARGNAIAQATSSWLLVNLKTGKSENPANSPYPIPLFPGKNALPEMMDILDPSIDPAVVQQETAHYSDLDMNQHVNHCRYVDWVTDVLSKEEIKDRGIRSIQMNYIQQIPLGEKVNLVRFKNTNHHAYIFGMNAADMTKCHFQARIGFRD, encoded by the coding sequence AAGGAATTCGAAGTCCGCTTTTCGGATTGCGACCTCCACAGCCGACTGAAACTTTCCAACCTGTTCCTGTTCATGGAAGAAACCGCCATCGCCGACGCCGAGGCAAACGGTTTCGGCCTCTGGAAAATGATGAAGGCGGGCTACACCACCGTCATCACCCGCATCAAGCTCCGGATTTTGCACGTTCCCCTGTGGGGCGAAAAAATTTCCATTTCCACCTGGGCCAAGGAATTCTACAAAGACAAGGTGTGCCTCAAGGACTATTCTATCTTGGACGCCCGCGGGAACGCCATCGCCCAGGCCACATCGTCGTGGCTCCTGGTGAACCTCAAGACAGGCAAGTCCGAAAACCCGGCCAATAGCCCTTACCCCATCCCGCTGTTTCCGGGCAAGAACGCCCTACCCGAGATGATGGACATTCTGGACCCGAGTATCGACCCCGCCGTGGTGCAGCAGGAAACCGCCCACTACAGCGACCTGGACATGAACCAGCACGTGAACCACTGCCGCTATGTAGATTGGGTCACCGACGTGCTCAGCAAAGAAGAAATCAAGGACCGGGGCATCCGTTCCATACAAATGAACTACATCCAACAGATTCCCCTAGGCGAAAAGGTGAACCTGGTGCGCTTCAAGAACACCAACCACCACGCCTATATCTTTGGCATGAACGCCGCCGACATGACCAAGTGCCATTTCCAGGCCCGCATCGGGTTCAGGGACTAA
- a CDS encoding MBL fold metallo-hydrolase, producing the protein MPLCIAVVAALCCIVPAGCTWVSEAGEEERPLRVTVLDVGQGLAVLLEHDGRFALYDAGPDSVGVADSLGARGVRELEWVVLSHNHRDHVGGFVELKDIRVKRLFVGPDTAGGVWRDSVLYIAHKRGIPVDTLLRGDALQFGLAPGSSGGSHLGFGEVPDIRVLWPTDYDVVSGNHGSVVLQVAWGKASALLTGDLDSLGERGLLELSPTLTADLLQVGHHGSAGSSGLQFLAQVSPEYAVASVGATNPYGHPSEQVVQKLKYVLGDSLRFFRTDKDGSACFELWPGMGVISP; encoded by the coding sequence ATGCCCTTATGTATTGCCGTTGTTGCGGCCCTGTGCTGCATTGTGCCGGCGGGGTGCACCTGGGTGAGCGAAGCGGGGGAGGAGGAACGCCCCTTGCGTGTGACGGTGCTGGACGTGGGGCAGGGACTTGCGGTGTTGCTGGAGCATGACGGACGGTTCGCCCTCTATGACGCGGGGCCCGATTCGGTGGGAGTGGCCGACAGCCTCGGGGCCAGGGGCGTCCGGGAACTGGAGTGGGTAGTGTTGAGCCACAACCATCGGGACCATGTAGGCGGATTTGTGGAGCTGAAGGATATCCGCGTGAAGCGGCTTTTCGTTGGGCCCGATACGGCAGGCGGCGTATGGCGGGATAGCGTGCTGTATATAGCTCACAAGCGGGGAATTCCGGTGGATACGCTCCTGCGGGGTGACGCTTTACAATTCGGGCTGGCGCCCGGTTCGTCTGGTGGCAGCCACCTCGGTTTCGGGGAGGTGCCGGACATTCGGGTGCTGTGGCCTACGGACTATGACGTGGTGTCGGGAAACCACGGGAGCGTCGTGCTGCAGGTGGCGTGGGGCAAGGCTTCGGCCCTCTTGACTGGCGACCTGGACAGCCTGGGGGAGCGCGGTCTGCTGGAGCTGTCGCCGACCCTAACGGCGGACTTGCTCCAGGTGGGGCATCACGGGTCAGCGGGCAGCAGCGGTCTCCAGTTCCTCGCGCAGGTGTCGCCGGAATATGCGGTGGCAAGCGTTGGGGCAACAAACCCTTACGGCCACCCGTCGGAACAGGTCGTGCAGAAGCTGAAATACGTGCTGGGCGATTCCCTGCGGTTTTTCCGCACGGATAAGGACGGGAGCGCCTGCTTTGAACTGTGGCCGGGGATGGGCGTGATTAGTCCCTGA